One genomic segment of Rhizorhabdus phycosphaerae includes these proteins:
- a CDS encoding calcium-binding protein, whose translation MATINGTAGPDFLLGDDSDGLGVGGADLIRGGGGNDTIDGQGGVNEIFGDDGDDLIRIVRVESVEVRSTIDGGLGNDTLDLSGSTQATIITELDSAAGIFAIKYFDGLFSYHTIVERGVGIESFVLGPQFSTLALPNWTKPLLVHSTSQGRISTGSGDDTIIGSAASESITLNGGSDSVTGGGGSDSFTIAKLSGNADDIRITGSTDGSNGLILEAAAIAGRAVMIDLANGLGTLGATTLRFSGIGAVYFRGAGISTVVRGNEDDNYISAGGSLSDFGIEVHGAGGDDILTGGAGNDSLSGDAGNDELSGERGDDLLQGGDGHDWIEGDIDTLEDSGSDTIMAGNGNDHIWGFARDGSETDQGDWLDAGDGSDYVNGNGGADTIFGGNGSDRLRGGAGNDLIDGGSGPDEINGNKGDDTILGGEGNDILRGGQGNDLLTGGAGNDIMSGDLGNDTLVAGAGVDIMTGGQGADRFDLSASDAAGIDASGLFTTILDFSDGIDTLRLGFTPSSGDVLHATESYATFAAARVAAQALLNGTAATAEVAALQVGADTYLFYNGSGASDIITASFAISGVSAATIDSSDFG comes from the coding sequence ATGGCGACGATCAACGGAACAGCAGGCCCCGATTTCCTGCTGGGCGACGATTCCGATGGTCTAGGGGTGGGCGGCGCCGACTTAATCCGCGGCGGCGGTGGTAACGACACGATCGATGGGCAGGGCGGCGTTAACGAGATTTTCGGCGACGATGGCGACGATCTCATCCGCATTGTGCGCGTCGAGTCGGTCGAAGTTCGCTCGACGATCGACGGTGGGCTAGGCAACGACACGCTCGACCTGAGCGGTTCGACGCAGGCGACGATCATCACGGAGCTGGATTCCGCGGCGGGCATTTTCGCTATCAAGTATTTCGACGGGCTATTTTCCTACCACACCATCGTGGAGCGTGGGGTCGGCATCGAGAGCTTCGTCCTTGGACCGCAATTTTCAACATTGGCTCTGCCGAACTGGACCAAACCGCTCCTGGTACATAGCACCAGCCAGGGGCGTATATCCACGGGCTCGGGCGATGATACGATCATCGGAAGCGCGGCTTCGGAATCGATCACACTAAACGGCGGTAGCGACAGCGTGACGGGCGGCGGAGGCTCCGACAGCTTCACGATAGCGAAGCTGTCGGGCAATGCTGACGATATTCGCATTACCGGCAGCACCGATGGATCCAACGGCCTAATATTGGAGGCCGCCGCCATAGCCGGCCGCGCTGTTATGATCGATCTCGCGAATGGGCTCGGGACCCTGGGAGCCACAACCCTGCGCTTCTCCGGTATCGGCGCTGTTTACTTTCGCGGAGCCGGGATCAGCACCGTCGTTCGCGGCAACGAAGATGATAATTACATCAGCGCGGGCGGCAGCCTGAGCGATTTTGGCATCGAGGTCCATGGCGCTGGCGGCGATGACATTCTCACTGGCGGCGCCGGGAATGACAGCCTGTCTGGCGATGCTGGTAACGACGAACTGTCGGGTGAGCGCGGCGACGACCTTCTTCAGGGTGGCGATGGTCATGACTGGATCGAAGGCGACATCGACACGCTGGAAGACTCCGGAAGCGACACCATCATGGCCGGCAACGGCAATGATCATATCTGGGGCTTTGCACGGGATGGCAGCGAAACAGACCAGGGCGACTGGCTCGATGCGGGCGATGGTTCGGATTATGTGAACGGAAATGGCGGTGCCGACACGATCTTTGGCGGCAATGGCAGCGATCGCCTGCGCGGCGGGGCGGGGAACGACCTGATCGACGGCGGCAGCGGACCTGACGAGATCAACGGCAACAAGGGCGACGACACGATCCTGGGCGGCGAAGGCAATGATATTCTTCGCGGGGGACAGGGTAATGACCTGCTGACCGGCGGGGCCGGCAACGACATCATGTCCGGGGATCTCGGCAATGACACGCTGGTCGCCGGGGCCGGGGTCGACATAATGACCGGAGGTCAGGGCGCCGATCGTTTCGATCTTTCGGCATCGGACGCAGCGGGCATCGATGCATCAGGCCTGTTCACAACGATCCTCGACTTTTCGGACGGCATCGACACGCTCAGGCTGGGCTTCACCCCGTCGAGCGGGGACGTGCTGCACGCGACGGAGTCCTATGCAACCTTCGCGGCGGCCCGGGTGGCGGCACAGGCCCTTCTGAACGGCACTGCAGCGACTGCAGAGGTCGCCGCGCTACAGGTCGGTGCAGACACCTATTTGTTCTACAATGGCTCGGGCGCCAGCGACATCATTACCGCCTCCTTCGCCATCAGCGGGGTCAGCGCAGCGACGATCGACAGCAGCGACTTCGGCTGA
- the ribD gene encoding bifunctional diaminohydroxyphosphoribosylaminopyrimidine deaminase/5-amino-6-(5-phosphoribosylamino)uracil reductase RibD: protein MILSRDEDRRWMMAAIALAGRSRGRTAPNPNVGCVIVRDGRVIGRGITEAGGRPHAEAQALAMAGSVAGATAYVTLEPCAHMSERGPACADLLAAAAPGRVVIALTDPDPRTNGRGIARLEATGIEVTAGIAADEARRSMAGFLTRQASARPHVTLKLATSLDGCIALADGRSQWITGSAARAHCHVERSRHEAILVGRGTFDADAPRLDVRLPGLADRSPKRLLLTHGAAPDDWTAIDRPEAIAALDGVDHLFVEGGAATAAAFLHSNLVDRLLIYTAPIVIGGGRPAIADIGLADLASAHGRWCMTDTRMLGSDRLTIYERS from the coding sequence TTGATCCTGTCCCGCGACGAGGACCGGCGATGGATGATGGCGGCGATCGCGCTCGCCGGACGCAGCCGGGGACGGACCGCGCCCAATCCCAATGTCGGCTGCGTGATCGTGCGTGACGGACGCGTCATCGGCCGCGGGATCACCGAGGCCGGCGGCCGCCCCCATGCCGAGGCACAGGCACTGGCCATGGCAGGCAGCGTCGCAGGGGCGACCGCCTATGTCACGCTGGAGCCCTGCGCCCATATGTCGGAGCGCGGTCCGGCCTGTGCCGACCTGCTCGCGGCCGCCGCCCCCGGACGCGTCGTGATCGCGCTGACCGATCCCGACCCGCGCACCAATGGCCGCGGCATCGCCCGGCTCGAGGCCACCGGCATAGAGGTAACCGCAGGGATCGCGGCCGATGAGGCACGCCGATCCATGGCCGGCTTCCTCACCCGCCAGGCATCGGCCCGCCCGCATGTCACGCTCAAGCTCGCAACCTCGCTCGACGGATGCATCGCGCTGGCCGACGGCCGCAGCCAATGGATCACCGGCAGCGCCGCCCGTGCCCATTGCCATGTCGAACGCAGCCGTCACGAGGCGATTCTCGTCGGCCGTGGGACCTTCGATGCCGACGCGCCACGCCTGGACGTGCGGCTGCCGGGACTCGCTGACCGGAGTCCCAAGCGGCTGCTTCTGACGCATGGCGCAGCCCCGGACGACTGGACCGCCATCGACCGTCCGGAAGCGATCGCCGCGCTGGACGGGGTCGACCACCTGTTCGTCGAAGGCGGGGCCGCGACCGCCGCCGCCTTCCTGCATTCCAACCTCGTCGACCGGTTGCTGATCTACACCGCGCCGATCGTGATCGGCGGCGGAAGACCCGCCATCGCGGATATCGGCCTCGCCGATCTCGCATCGGCACATGGCCGCTGGTGCATGACGGACACGCGGATGCTTGGCAGCGACCGCCTCACCATCTACGAACGCTCCTGA
- a CDS encoding energy transducer TonB yields MTNGGYLTERKSRPLGLGLVIAGHAAVLAALILAPPESFTRIVYLPTVVESIEAPPPPTREVPPPPKASPKETQPQKVAPLVDLSAIARPVQLEPLPQVEPTLPQQLPSSLPAAPVFVAATIDPGVAARFQPGYPSALARADIEGSATVRVLIGTDGRVKQVELVNATHAGFFEATRDHALRAWRFRPATRDGVPTESWRTMTVRFKLES; encoded by the coding sequence ATGACCAACGGAGGTTATCTTACCGAACGCAAATCCCGTCCCCTTGGCCTCGGCCTCGTCATCGCCGGCCATGCCGCGGTCCTCGCAGCCCTGATACTGGCCCCGCCGGAGAGCTTCACCCGGATCGTCTATCTCCCGACCGTGGTGGAGAGCATCGAGGCGCCGCCGCCACCGACGCGTGAAGTACCGCCGCCGCCAAAGGCGTCGCCGAAGGAAACGCAGCCACAGAAGGTCGCGCCACTGGTCGACCTGTCGGCAATCGCCCGACCCGTCCAGCTCGAGCCGCTTCCCCAGGTCGAGCCGACCCTTCCCCAGCAGCTTCCGTCCAGCTTGCCCGCCGCACCGGTCTTCGTCGCTGCGACGATCGACCCCGGCGTCGCCGCGCGGTTCCAGCCGGGCTATCCCTCGGCTCTCGCCCGAGCCGACATTGAGGGCAGCGCCACGGTGCGCGTGCTGATCGGCACCGACGGCCGGGTGAAGCAGGTCGAACTGGTCAATGCGACGCATGCCGGCTTCTTCGAGGCGACGCGCGACCATGCCCTGCGCGCCTGGCGCTTCCGCCCCGCGACGCGCGACGGAGTCCCGACGGAAAGCTGGCGCACCATGACAGTGCGGTTCAAGCTGGAGAGCTGA
- the hisN gene encoding histidinol-phosphatase, with translation MTEDDIRLAERLAEAAGAAIRPFFRARFDRETKADASPVTEADRASEAAMRAILAVERPQDGIIGEEYGREREDAERVWVLDPIDGTRAFVAGRPLFGTLIALVEANRPVLGVIDQPIIGDRWVGAAGKPTLFNGAVATTRSCARLDAAHIGTTSPAAFPAGDLDRFLRASAAAGDTLWGGDCHNYGLVASGHLDAVIESGLKLYDFAALIPVVEGAGGRMTDWQGRPLDADSPGEVIAAGDARLIEAIAAHLN, from the coding sequence ATGACCGAAGACGATATCCGCCTTGCCGAGCGGCTGGCCGAGGCGGCCGGTGCCGCCATTCGCCCCTTCTTCCGCGCACGGTTCGACCGTGAGACCAAGGCCGATGCGTCGCCCGTGACCGAGGCCGATCGCGCGTCGGAGGCGGCGATGCGGGCGATTCTGGCGGTCGAGCGGCCGCAGGACGGGATTATCGGGGAGGAATATGGGCGCGAGCGCGAGGATGCCGAGCGGGTCTGGGTGCTCGACCCTATTGACGGCACGCGCGCCTTCGTTGCCGGACGCCCGCTGTTCGGGACGCTGATCGCGCTGGTGGAGGCAAACCGGCCGGTTCTGGGCGTGATCGACCAGCCGATCATCGGTGACCGCTGGGTCGGCGCGGCGGGCAAGCCGACCCTGTTCAACGGCGCCGTCGCCACCACCCGAAGCTGCGCGCGGCTCGACGCGGCGCATATCGGCACCACCTCACCGGCGGCCTTCCCCGCGGGTGACCTCGATCGCTTTCTGCGAGCGAGTGCTGCGGCGGGGGACACGCTCTGGGGCGGCGACTGCCATAACTACGGGCTGGTCGCGTCGGGCCATCTCGATGCAGTGATCGAATCGGGGCTCAAGCTCTATGATTTCGCCGCGCTGATTCCCGTCGTCGAAGGCGCGGGCGGGCGGATGACCGACTGGCAGGGCCGGCCCCTCGACGCCGACAGCCCCGGCGAGGTCATCGCCGCCGGTGACGCACGCCTGATCGAGGCGATAGCCGCGCATCTGAACTGA
- a CDS encoding VOC family protein — protein MTTPPGFATVTPYMFAEDADALLAFLTDGLGGEVVDVVHRPDGCIANAQVRIGSACIMLSEASADWPAMPASYYLYVDNADASVARAVAAGGRLEMEVANMPYGDRQGGVRDRHGNIWWISQRLVDGPYS, from the coding sequence ATGACCACGCCACCAGGCTTCGCCACCGTAACGCCCTATATGTTCGCCGAGGATGCCGACGCCCTGCTCGCTTTTCTGACCGATGGCCTGGGCGGCGAGGTGGTCGATGTGGTCCACAGGCCCGACGGGTGCATCGCCAATGCGCAGGTCCGGATCGGCAGCGCCTGCATCATGCTCAGCGAGGCCAGCGCCGACTGGCCCGCCATGCCGGCCTCCTATTATCTCTATGTCGACAATGCAGACGCCAGCGTCGCGCGCGCAGTGGCGGCCGGCGGCCGGCTGGAAATGGAGGTCGCCAACATGCCCTATGGCGACCGGCAGGGCGGGGTTCGCGATCGGCACGGCAATATCTGGTGGATATCGCAGCGCTTGGTCGACGGGCCCTACAGCTAG
- a CDS encoding DUF3857 domain-containing transglutaminase family protein has product MSRVHLTFVAVAVAASSLWDLPAQAAPTSADLSYAPAASWVTPPPPPTTGRAPADAAYRVVYQDGQVRITDQGEETYSAYRVKILKSDGLSFGKMSLEWNPASGSATVHTARLIRNGQIVDLLKTNRFQVLQREDGLEESMLDGMLTAVLQAPGLRIGDEVEFAYTTTDRDPTLGEHGFGFGSMMDEAMPGAFRFALRWSNGRPMRWQASRDLPQAVPVKTATETMISYELRDPSGVILNDGAPGRYNIRRTIGYSEFRDWRDVSRRMAPLYEAISVIPAGSPLQAEVARIATATRDPGERAQAALRLVQDEIRYVYVGLDGGNFRPAPVAETWERRFGDCKAKTVLLIALLRALEIEAEPVLVSIDDDDGLDQFLPSPALFDHVLVRARIGGAAYFLDGTRWGDRHLDQLPQPEFHWALPVRAVGADLEPVTSKAPDWPEPLELVEIDASAGPGGLARLKARTHYRGEAALDMLSRLSGGDEAANDRSLKSSWQDAFAWLATSSVSWSYDERGNILTMRVEGQGHPTWEQVSGAEPMLEIPWVGFQAPKARRRPHPQDRSLPWTTEGPFFSCSVTSIRLPPEEPAWHWASSALPMRTQLGENLYWRRTDVRDGVMTVVASHRVEQEEVTAEQVATMNAYLSGFDDNVPFAFKAAGRRTREADNGPPLPTAGDARWDQDQSACMPPRRSAD; this is encoded by the coding sequence ATGAGCCGAGTGCACCTGACCTTTGTCGCTGTTGCCGTCGCGGCAAGCAGCTTGTGGGATCTCCCTGCGCAGGCGGCGCCCACCAGCGCCGACCTGTCCTATGCTCCGGCGGCAAGCTGGGTCACGCCGCCGCCGCCGCCGACCACCGGTCGCGCGCCTGCGGATGCCGCCTACCGGGTGGTGTATCAGGATGGGCAAGTGCGGATCACCGACCAGGGCGAGGAGACGTACAGCGCCTATCGGGTAAAGATACTGAAGTCCGATGGGCTGAGTTTCGGCAAGATGTCCCTCGAGTGGAACCCCGCGAGCGGGAGCGCCACCGTCCACACGGCCCGTCTGATCCGTAACGGACAGATCGTCGATCTTCTCAAGACGAACCGCTTTCAGGTCCTCCAGCGGGAGGATGGCCTCGAAGAATCGATGCTCGACGGCATGTTGACGGCGGTGTTGCAGGCACCGGGGCTTCGCATCGGTGATGAGGTCGAGTTCGCCTATACGACGACCGATCGCGACCCTACGCTGGGCGAACATGGTTTCGGCTTCGGTTCGATGATGGACGAAGCCATGCCCGGCGCCTTCCGTTTCGCCCTGCGCTGGTCCAACGGTCGGCCGATGCGCTGGCAGGCGTCGCGCGATCTGCCACAGGCGGTGCCGGTGAAGACGGCGACCGAGACGATGATCAGCTATGAGCTGCGCGATCCGTCCGGGGTGATCCTCAACGACGGCGCGCCGGGTCGCTACAATATTCGTCGGACGATCGGCTATAGCGAGTTCAGGGACTGGCGCGACGTGTCGCGGCGCATGGCGCCGCTCTATGAGGCGATATCGGTCATTCCCGCGGGATCGCCGCTCCAGGCCGAGGTCGCCCGCATCGCGACGGCGACCCGGGATCCGGGCGAACGCGCGCAGGCGGCGTTGCGCCTGGTGCAGGACGAGATTCGCTATGTCTATGTCGGGCTAGACGGCGGCAATTTCCGGCCCGCCCCGGTCGCCGAGACCTGGGAGCGCCGCTTCGGCGACTGCAAGGCAAAGACGGTCCTGCTGATTGCCCTGCTGCGTGCTTTGGAGATCGAGGCCGAGCCGGTCCTTGTCAGCATAGATGACGATGATGGCCTCGATCAGTTTCTGCCGAGCCCGGCCCTGTTCGACCATGTGCTGGTGCGGGCGCGTATCGGTGGCGCCGCCTATTTCCTTGATGGGACGCGGTGGGGCGACCGTCATCTCGATCAGCTTCCCCAGCCCGAGTTTCACTGGGCTTTGCCGGTGCGCGCTGTCGGCGCCGATCTGGAACCGGTTACCTCCAAAGCGCCCGACTGGCCCGAGCCGCTCGAACTGGTCGAAATCGACGCCTCGGCCGGGCCGGGCGGGCTGGCCCGGCTGAAGGCGCGAACGCATTACCGGGGAGAGGCCGCGCTCGACATGCTCTCGCGTCTCTCCGGGGGCGACGAAGCAGCCAATGACCGGTCGCTGAAGAGCTCGTGGCAGGATGCCTTCGCCTGGCTTGCTACGTCGTCGGTGTCGTGGAGCTATGACGAGCGAGGCAATATTCTCACCATGCGCGTGGAAGGGCAGGGGCACCCGACATGGGAGCAGGTCTCGGGCGCCGAACCCATGCTGGAAATCCCCTGGGTCGGCTTCCAGGCGCCGAAGGCCCGGCGCCGGCCGCACCCGCAGGATCGGAGCCTTCCCTGGACGACCGAAGGCCCCTTTTTCTCCTGCAGCGTGACGAGCATCAGGCTGCCGCCCGAGGAGCCGGCCTGGCACTGGGCCAGCAGCGCGCTGCCGATGCGAACCCAGCTGGGAGAGAATCTCTACTGGCGGCGGACCGACGTTCGCGACGGGGTCATGACGGTGGTCGCCAGCCATCGCGTCGAGCAGGAAGAGGTCACGGCCGAGCAAGTCGCTACGATGAACGCTTATCTGTCGGGCTTTGACGACAATGTGCCCTTCGCTTTCAAGGCCGCAGGTCGACGAACGCGCGAAGCCGATAATGGGCCGCCACTGCCGACGGCGGGCGACGCGCGCTGGGACCAGGACCAGTCGGCCTGCATGCCGCCGCGACGTTCGGCAGATTAG
- a CDS encoding ribose-phosphate pyrophosphokinase: protein MKLLTGNSNQPLAKAIASYLELPLTEASVRRFADEEVFVEIHENVRGEDVFVIQSTGYPANDNLMELLICIDALKRASAKRITAVIPYFGYARQDRKPGPRTPISAKLVANLLETAGANRVLSVDLHAGQIQGFFDIPTDNLYAAPVMSADIHARFAGRNLMVVSPDVGGVVRARALSKRLDNAPLAIVDKRRERPGESEVMNIIGDVSGRFCILVDDIVDSAGTLCNAAAALRKAGAEDVVAYVSHGVLSGGAVARVEKSELLELVITDSIGATPAVAEATKIRHLTIAPLLGEAIKRIADESSVSSLFD, encoded by the coding sequence ATGAAGCTTCTGACCGGCAATTCGAACCAGCCGCTCGCCAAGGCGATCGCCTCCTATCTCGAACTGCCGTTGACGGAGGCGAGCGTCCGCCGCTTCGCCGACGAAGAGGTTTTCGTCGAGATCCATGAGAATGTGCGCGGCGAAGATGTGTTCGTGATCCAGTCGACCGGCTATCCGGCGAACGACAATCTGATGGAATTGCTGATCTGCATCGACGCGCTGAAGCGCGCGTCGGCCAAGCGGATCACGGCCGTCATTCCCTATTTCGGCTATGCCCGCCAAGATCGTAAACCCGGCCCGCGCACGCCGATTTCGGCCAAGCTGGTGGCCAACCTGCTTGAGACCGCCGGCGCCAACCGCGTCCTGTCGGTCGACCTTCATGCCGGGCAGATCCAGGGTTTCTTCGATATCCCGACCGACAATCTCTATGCCGCGCCGGTCATGTCGGCCGACATCCACGCCCGCTTCGCCGGCCGCAACCTGATGGTCGTATCGCCCGACGTCGGCGGCGTGGTCCGAGCGCGCGCGCTGTCCAAACGGCTCGACAACGCCCCGCTGGCGATCGTCGACAAGCGCCGCGAGCGGCCCGGCGAATCGGAAGTGATGAATATAATCGGCGACGTGTCGGGACGCTTCTGCATCCTCGTCGACGACATCGTCGATTCGGCCGGAACGCTCTGCAACGCCGCCGCCGCGCTGCGCAAGGCGGGGGCCGAGGACGTCGTCGCCTATGTCAGCCATGGCGTGCTGTCGGGCGGCGCCGTCGCCCGCGTCGAGAAGTCGGAGCTGCTCGAACTGGTCATCACCGATTCGATCGGGGCGACCCCGGCGGTGGCGGAGGCGACCAAGATCCGCCACCTCACCATCGCGCCGCTGCTCGGCGAGGCGATCAAGCGCATCGCCGATGAGAGCTCGGTTTCCAGCCTGTTCGACTGA
- the gltX gene encoding glutamate--tRNA ligase produces the protein MVVTRFAPSPTGRLHVGNIRTALHNWMWARANGGRFLLRLDDTDAERSTDENAVAIREDLAWLGLSPDNEARQSDRFALYERRFEELRAQGRVYPCYETAEELELKRKILAGRGLPPIYDRAALQLDDAQRAALEAEGHRPHWRFLLDHDEPIRWDDLIRGPQHLDPSRLSDPVIRRADGSWLYMLPSAIDDIDMGITHVVRGEDHVTNTGLQLQMFAALGATPPAFAHEALLVGSEGKLSKRLGSLGCDAFREEGIEPIALIALLARIGTSLPVEPVASPQALFADFDFARFGRAPARFDLDELKALNARILHLLDHEQVADRLPAGMDAGAWEAIRPNLTRLSDAADWWSVVEGEVQTVLGEEDRAFVLQAAEMAENVAWDAGVWKVLTGQLNAATGRKGKALFLPLRLALTGREHGPDMNALLPLIGRDRAIARLRAAGA, from the coding sequence ATGGTCGTCACCCGCTTCGCTCCCTCCCCCACCGGCCGGCTGCATGTCGGCAACATCCGCACCGCGCTCCACAACTGGATGTGGGCGCGCGCCAACGGGGGTCGCTTCCTGCTGCGGCTCGACGATACCGACGCCGAACGGTCGACCGACGAGAACGCCGTCGCGATCCGCGAAGACCTCGCCTGGCTGGGCCTGTCCCCGGACAATGAGGCGCGGCAGTCGGACCGGTTCGCGCTTTATGAACGCCGCTTCGAGGAGCTTCGCGCGCAGGGACGGGTCTATCCCTGCTATGAGACAGCGGAAGAGCTCGAGCTCAAGCGCAAGATTCTCGCCGGGCGCGGCTTGCCGCCGATCTACGACCGCGCCGCGCTCCAGCTGGACGACGCGCAGAGGGCCGCCCTGGAGGCCGAGGGCCATCGCCCCCATTGGCGCTTCCTGCTCGATCATGACGAACCGATCCGGTGGGACGACCTGATCCGGGGACCGCAGCATCTGGACCCCAGCCGCCTGTCGGATCCGGTGATCCGCCGCGCCGACGGCAGCTGGCTCTATATGCTGCCCAGCGCGATCGACGACATCGACATGGGCATCACCCATGTCGTGCGCGGCGAGGATCATGTCACCAATACCGGGCTGCAACTGCAGATGTTTGCGGCGCTCGGTGCGACGCCGCCTGCCTTCGCGCATGAAGCGCTGCTGGTGGGCAGCGAGGGCAAGCTGTCCAAGCGGCTGGGCTCACTCGGCTGCGATGCGTTTCGCGAGGAAGGGATCGAGCCGATCGCCCTGATCGCACTGCTCGCCCGGATCGGCACCAGCCTGCCGGTCGAGCCTGTCGCCTCGCCGCAGGCTCTGTTCGCGGACTTCGACTTCGCCCGTTTCGGCCGGGCGCCGGCACGCTTCGATCTCGATGAGTTGAAGGCGCTCAACGCCCGAATCCTGCACCTGCTCGACCATGAGCAGGTGGCGGATCGCCTGCCGGCCGGCATGGATGCGGGGGCCTGGGAAGCGATCCGGCCCAATCTGACACGGCTTTCGGACGCCGCGGACTGGTGGAGCGTTGTCGAGGGCGAGGTGCAAACCGTGCTGGGTGAAGAGGATCGCGCCTTCGTGCTCCAGGCCGCCGAGATGGCGGAGAATGTCGCGTGGGACGCCGGCGTCTGGAAAGTGCTGACCGGTCAGCTGAACGCTGCCACCGGGCGCAAGGGCAAGGCGCTGTTCCTTCCGCTGCGTCTGGCGTTGACCGGGCGCGAGCATGGGCCCGACATGAACGCTCTGCTGCCGCTGATCGGCCGCGATCGGGCGATCGCGCGGCTGCGCGCCGCCGGAGCCTGA
- a CDS encoding PspC domain-containing protein — MSVRTERFRLNKSQGKIMGVCAGLADYSGIDLALIRIAAVLLTLCGVGSTILLYLLVGLIAPSNRF; from the coding sequence ATGTCCGTCCGTACCGAACGCTTCCGCCTCAACAAGAGCCAGGGCAAGATCATGGGCGTGTGCGCCGGTCTTGCCGACTATAGCGGGATCGATCTTGCGCTGATCCGGATCGCAGCGGTGCTGCTGACGCTGTGCGGCGTGGGCTCGACGATCCTGCTCTATCTGCTGGTCGGACTGATCGCGCCGTCGAACCGCTTCTGA